The Humulus lupulus chromosome 4, drHumLupu1.1, whole genome shotgun sequence genome has a window encoding:
- the LOC133832434 gene encoding uncharacterized protein LOC133832434 — translation MSWLYASLSDGMLNQIIHFQTASAIWASLEQIYIAASFAWVSEVRTTLQNIKKEGLTTFAYLQKLTSLCNTLASLDNPVSPQDHLIYLLNGLGSDYNAFVTSIQARSMKPSIEEVHSLLLSHDARLDRQNADANLSSLHVNFSNLQLPKSMPRIITPTSSAPPYPTRVPHRPPFPKHYPSPCPTSS, via the coding sequence ATGAGTTGGTTGTATGCTTCATTGTCAGATGGGATGCTTAATCAGATTATTCACTTTCAAACAGCCTCTGCAATCTGGGCCTCTCTTGAACAGATTTATATTGCTGCTTCCTTTGCATGGGTCTCTGAAGTCCGAACCACTTtgcaaaatatcaagaaggaggGACTTACTACCTTTGCTTATTTACAGAAGCTTACCTCTTTGTGCAACACTCTTGCGTCTCTTGATAACCCAGTTTCTCCTCAGGACCACTTGATTTATCTCCTCAATGGACTGGGTTCTGACTACAACGCTTTTGTAACTTCAATCCAAGCAAGGTCTATGAAACCCTCTATTGAAGAAGTTCATTCCCTGTTGCTCAGTCATGACGCTCGTCTAGATCGACAAAATGCTGATGCAAACCTCAGCTCCCTTCATGTCAATTTTTCAAATCTTCAGCTTCCCAAATCCATGCCAAGAATTATCACCCCAACCTCTTCTGCCCCTCCCTATCCGACTCGTGTCCCTCATCGACCCCCTTTTCCCAAACACTATCCCTCACCATGCCCTACTTCCTCCTAG